The DNA region actgccagccggctgcatgatctgcagccggttttgttccagaccgcgccacggaaacatctgtactcgctcgtgctccatacccttcactacctcaccctcgcatcccgccccgataccaaacggcgggacctcctgccgcctctcgagggtgaggagccccggtgggccagcttgtactctgccctggtcccgaggcccgccggggatatcagttggaggctccttcacggagccgtgagcacgggcgtgtacttggcgcagttcacatctgtccctagcacctgccctttctgtggtgagaaggagaccatggcgcacgtttatttggagtgtgccaggttgcagcccctgttccggctcctcctgaatattttcctgcgtttttggttgcacttttcccctcacctttttatctacacgctccccatccgtggccccacgaagtcgtgggatctccttctcaacctcctcttggccctggccaaactggccatctacaacaccagggagaggaggttggccgacgggatttcctgcgactgtagggcctatttccgttcctccgtctgctcacgcatccgggcagagttcctctgagcggcgtccactggctcccttgccgtcttcgaggagcagtgggcgttgtccggggttctctgctcggtgtccccatcgggttcccttcgtttagccctatgacctcactcccgatcctgtttttttcattagttgtcccccgtaattatttggtgtcccagacctgtgggtcctccccttaggctggggggaggccctttagaagtgggcgggcttcgcccgcccacccccgctggatgccaataggaccagtatatttgccctctaccaaactcctgtaccccactggtctgggtctgtcacacagctGATTGAGCCAGCAAAACTTGCTGTGACAGGTGAGTCCGTGCCAAATGAGGTCAcgtgtttgtttaattttgtcTGTGCTGTGTAAGTTCTTATTCATCCAGCATGTGCTAAAACTACACAGGAAATAGCCTGGCTGCAGGGTGAAGCCTGTGAGAGAAGCAAACAGTCGTGATGCAGAGAGCTGAAACTACACCACCAAGCGTATACATGATATTGGCCAAAGTCTGCCCTCATGTGAGCACAACTCACTGGGCCCCCTGTGACTGGTGCTGCATTTGGACCATCAGATGGAAATGTTTCTTGctgtaacaccaatttttaagCAGCTCATTTCCCacaggttttttaaattattctcttTTTCCTATTCTGTCTCCTCAAATTCTGTGCACAAAATCCTCCTCAGAGTTatgttctgctctgttacactagtgtaaatccagcAAAGTTACACCAGCTTTCATTtgttgtaactgagagcagaatctagctCATGGTTCTTACctgtctttattcaggcaaaagtCCTAGTGAAATCAATTAAGAATTTGGGCTAATACTTGCAGATATGGCACAGTTATTATACAATGTGTTGGACAGGTTCCAAAACGGCAGTTTTTCTAAGCCTTTCTGTCCAAATTATGCCAAAGTCACATACCCTGGAATCTAATTGATCTATTTCTATCATTGTTTCAAAAACCTTCTGATGACAATACAAAGAGATCCAAGAAGTGACTCATAGGCAAAGTAGCATGACCAGGTCACAACCTTTTGGTATGAGAAAATACAGATTAGGTTTCAGAACACTCAAAAGTGTCGTGTCAATTAACCCAGGAACATGGTTCACCAAATACCACACAGCAGAGAAGCCATTATTTCTATTAAGGAGACTTAAGACTTCAAAGGGCTGACAAAAAAAGTAATACTGAAAGTGACATGCAACCAGGTTGGGGTATTTTGAAGTTCAGTCTTTCACTTTTTTCCCACACCAGGGGATATGTGAAGAACAGTGGTGAAGAGCTAATCGGTACCTCATGGGTAATTATCTATGTAGTTTGCTCTGCTGTGGTAGATTTTTTCGATTAGCAGATGTTAATGTGGTTTTCTTGCTGTTTGAGAAGTGTGTGCACTGTCTATCATACATCAAGATTCCACTGCTTTAGCCAAAGCCTGAACTCACCGTGGTTCTCACAGCTGAGCTAAAAAGGCAGGGCAAGCAGCACTCTGCTCACAAGGTGAGTCCTAGGAGCTGCTGGCTGGAGTTGGAGCTGGAACCCATCTCAGAGAAGGCCATTTGTCCTGGACATCAACTCAGTGGGTAAGGTTTGCTCATTTACTGTTCAGGGCTAAGGATTAAGAAGGCAGCTTGCAGGGGAAGTCAAACTTTAACTAGAATTTAATTAGCAGAAGAACAATGCTGTGTTCATGGCTCATTTCTGTCCCTGCCTGGAGGGATCTAAGTAACACCTGTTCTAAATGTTTgtgggtgtttaaaaaaaaacctagatgaTTGGAGTGTTTTACCAGGATAATTATATTGTATAGAACAACTTTAATATATAAAGCCTCACAAAGTGCTGTGAGGTTCAAAAATGTGTCCATTGGTTTCTTTCCGTGCCCCAGTGCAGAGAGCATCTCAAACAGACACAAACtgaggatttattttccatttatgtGCTTCGCTTTTTCATGTACCAAAAATGATCAGTCTATTCATGTTCTTTTCATGCTGTTTTGCCTTGTGTTGACATGCcatcctgcatggtgctgagcacaatcaatgcccactgaagtctgtgataGCTAATGGCACTCAGAATCGCCTAGGAATGCTGTAAGCCTTGTAAGGCCAAATTCTCAATAAGTTAATAAATCTGACATCATTTGGATAAACAGCAGTTTTGTTGCTTCTACTTGCAATTTCGGACTTTATTACCAAAGTCTTCTATGCATAAGCCCTGTCTTAGCTCTTTCTTTAGGACTTTTGCTTGCCATTTACTTTAAAGTCTTATCTTTCCTTTTCAAGACTATATTTCCAAAGCATTCTTGAAACTTACAGTCTCAAAACTACCTGTGTATGTCCATTTGCCGGCACATATGCCAATCAGGTCACTGTATGTCTAGCTGCCTCCTTTGTGCACGACAATTTCGGCTTTGTATGTGCTGATGGGTGAGTGTGAAAATTGTGCTCAGAATGGAGGCTAGCTGGGAATATGGTCCTTAATTCCAAAGCCCTGTGTGGCTGTTGCACTCGTCCTGGAGCCATGATAACACTGAAAGAGCTCCTTCCACGAGTGCTTACTGAAACTAAAATGGCCAACAAGAGACGTACAGTTTAGTGCATGTTAGGGAGCAGAGGAGAACAGACAGCAAAGCTGTGCACCACTTATGGACAGACCTTGTCAGTCAGAAGGCTGGTTTTGTGTTTCTGGCACAGAAGAGTGAGACAGGAGACCCTGACCTGGGTTGTTTCTCACTCTGCCGCAGTCTTCTTGTGCAATTATAATACTGAAAGGCTAAATTCATTCATGCCTGTGAGGTGCTTTTGACACCACTGAGCAGCAGAtgctatagagcaggggtcgtcaacctttcagaagtgctgtgccgagtcttcatttattcactctaatttaaagtttcaagcgccagtaatacattttaacgtttttagaagctctgtttctataagtctaatataGAACTAAACAATTTttatatggaaagtaaataaggtttttaaaatgtttaagaagcttcatgtaaaattaaattaaaatgcagcaccCTCTGAACTAGCGGCCAGAATCTGAGCAGtgagagtgccattgaaaatcagctcgtgtgccaccttgggcacacgtgccataggttgcctacccctgctatagaggCACATGACATTATAATTGCAGTATGTTTGACAGGCCCATCTCCAGTGACCAGACTGGTAAAGTCTCTCCAAAATGTTCCTGCACCTTAGGTTccactccttccctctctctgcctTACAGGCCTCAGGCTGGATGCACTTTCTGAACCAGTTTATTATGCTCAGTTTATAGCCTGTGCTTCATTAGGCATCCGTTTGTTTGTTACGTCCAGCTTTACCAGAGGGTAAAAGGCAAATGCCATATTGCTAGAAAATTACAAATATGATCCTCTAAAATTTGTGCTGTATGATGCAATGTTTATTTATGTGTATGTATAGTGCAAGTGCCTAACATCAAAGCATTACGGTACAAACAATGCACATAGTTTCACCCTAAAATCAAAGACCTACAAAAAAGAATCTAAATCAACCCAGTTCCACAAGGCCCACCTTTGTGATAAAAAGACCGCAAGAAACCATCATATGTTCATTGTTCTGGCAATGTGGCAAGCTTTGGAGTGGGACAAAATTAAATCTGCATTCACTGAGGCTATACTTACAAATCAGAGACTGAATAAAAAAGCAATGGGGGAGCCAAATTCAGGGCTCATTTACACTGTGTAAATCTGGACTAGCTCTGATGAAGTGGCCagagttactctgaatttaaaATGATGTCAGTGAGTGCAGAAATAGACCCTAAATGATTCTGGAGCTGACCCTGAGAAATGTTGCAACTCTCACTAAAAACAGCTTTCACTTCAGGTTGCCAGGTTTCCGGTTTTCAcccagaacacccagtcaaaaagggaccctggtggctccagtcagcgtTGCTGATCAGGCTGTTATATGTCCAGTCAGCGGTGcagggggctaaggcaggttccttGCCTGCTGTGGCTCCCTGCAGTGCCTGGAAACAGCAGCTTGTCCCCCGTGCGGCTCCTAGATGTAGTGGCAGCTAGGGGGCTCTACgcattgcccctgccccaagtgccgtctccgcagctcccattggcttggaaccacagcaaatgggagctgcggggatggcGCTTGCAGATAGGGccatgcacagagctgcctggccacacctccacataGAAGCCAGAGTGGcgacatgttgccacttctgggagccgcctAAAGTCAGGGCTGACAGGATCCTGCACcactgaccccctcccatgcccctgccccagccctgatccccctcccatccttcaaagccctcagccccagcctgtaCCCTAAACGCTTCACCCCCAGTCCCACCCTAGAGTCTGTactcccagacagagccctcacaactgcccctgagccagcccagtgaaaatgagtgcgTGAGGGTAGGaacagcaagtgacagagggacaGGGCATGGAAGGAGTGTAGAgaagggcctcagagaaggggcagggcaaggttgTTTGGTTTTGCATGAgttgaaagttggcaaccctactttcaCCGGTTACAGAAAAGGGACTTTGAAAAGCTGCCAGTGACATGACCGTAACAATCTGTAGCATTTTTCATTTATGAAGCATTATACAAACATCAACCAATTAAGGCCTCCTCCTGAcaggtactgagcacctgcaactcccattgaaaacagTACTGGCCTAACTCCTCCCCTGGCTTCAGTCAGTCGGCATCGATGGCAATGGGGCATAGTGTGAAGCAGCCACCATGTCTTACTTATTTTCATGGCTACAGTAACTGAGATCCATGACCACATGTGATcattcccttaaatcacttgttggGTCAGATTGTTCATTGCCACAGCTGGGTTGGATATTTACAGTtgtaacaagattttttttttaaatctgctcctTCATCAGTTCTAGTTCCAGTCAGCGTTATACTATTTCTCTGGCTCTTTTCAATGGTGTCCCTGCCTTTCACCCAGAAGTGTGGGGCTTGATCTTTCAAGATGGTCAGCGCTCCAGAGAGAGgcactgagcaccctcaactcttgCTGACTTCAGCAGAAGTTGAGACTGCTCAATATTTTGAAAGATCATTGGCTCAAGCCCCTCATGAACATGCTAATTCACTTTGTAAAGCAggatctttctttttctttcatagaGTAAGAATCACTTACAGAGCACTGCATTCTGTACTCCTTGCTCCGGCCAGATTCCCATTAACTTTGAAAGGAGCTTGACAGAAGTTGGGTGTGAGTGAGGAATTTTGGTGCATACTCAAAGTGAGAGAGCTCCTGGTTTTTGTTGGCCCCAGCAATCCAGACCATTTTGAGCTCCCTTCACGGCTATCATATACAGAAGAGCTCTGTTCTCGGATCTTACCAGTGCGGTGAATTGCATCCTCCAGAGTTTTAAAGAGGGCTTTACGGAATCTCTCCCCAACAAACACATAGAGGAAGGGATTCAGGCAGCTGTGAAGGAAGGCGATGCTCTGAGTTATCTGGAATCCAAGATCAATGTTGTCAGAGGTTTTGCAGTCATATATAACCCTGGTGTAGGCGTCGATGATTTTGACCAGCAAAATGCCATTGTAGGGCaactgggagaggagaaaagctATGATAATAAGGGTGATGATCTTTAATGATTTGTGCTTTTGGGATCTTTTGGCTTGAAGGAGGGTATGAATTATAAAAGCATAACAAGTAACCATGAtgaagagaggaaggaggaatCCTATTGTGATTTTCAAAGCTAGGACAGTAACTTCGATGGTTCGGGTCACTGTGGCACGGTATACCATCTTGCAGGCAGTTGTATCATTAACTTGCTTAGATTCACTGTATACTATTTCTGGGATGCATAAGACTATTGCAATTAGCCAAACACCAAAGCAAACTAGTTTACTGTGCAGAAGCCTTTTTCGCTTAGAGTTCTTAGCTTTCATGGCCTGGACAATTGTAATGTACCTGTCAAAACTAATGCATGTTAGAAATAACATACAGCTGTAGAAGTTGATCTTATACATGCTATTGACAATTTTACACATGACGTTCTTAAAGATCCATCCATCTGAAGCTGCTTTTGCCCAGAAAGGGAGAGTGAAAACAAGAAGCAGATCAGCAATGGTCAGGTGCAGCAGGTATCTGTCGGTGATGCTCTTCCTGTATCTGTATGTCCAGTACACGAGGATGACTAAGCCATTACCCAGTGTGCCGATGCAGAATACAATGCTGAAAAATGCTGGCAGGAAAGTCTGAGCAAACTGCCGGGCGTGACTTTTTTCACAGATGAGGTCTGTGTGGTTAAACGGGTTGTTGTACGGAGGCAACACAGAACTAGAACCCGTATAATAATCCAGGTTAGCTGAGTAGTTCTGGGTAGCCTGCAGGGAAACATCAAGATAGTTTTATGCTAACAAAATCATTAAATAAGGAACAGTGAAGGt from Gopherus evgoodei ecotype Sinaloan lineage chromosome 2, rGopEvg1_v1.p, whole genome shotgun sequence includes:
- the LOC115645903 gene encoding C-C chemokine receptor type 9-like, with translation MATQNYSANLDYYTGSSSVLPPYNNPFNHTDLICEKSHARQFAQTFLPAFFSIVFCIGTLGNGLVILVYWTYRYRKSITDRYLLHLTIADLLLVFTLPFWAKAASDGWIFKNVMCKIVNSMYKINFYSCMLFLTCISFDRYITIVQAMKAKNSKRKRLLHSKLVCFGVWLIAIVLCIPEIVYSESKQVNDTTACKMVYRATVTRTIEVTVLALKITIGFLLPLFIMVTCYAFIIHTLLQAKRSQKHKSLKIITLIIIAFLLSQLPYNGILLVKIIDAYTRVIYDCKTSDNIDLGFQITQSIAFLHSCLNPFLYVFVGERFRKALFKTLEDAIHRTGKIREQSSSVYDSREGSSKWSGLLGPTKTRSSLTLSMHQNSSLTPNFCQAPFKVNGNLAGARSTECSAL